One window of the Synechococcus sp. CC9311 genome contains the following:
- a CDS encoding DMT family transporter, which yields MQGLLGAIRGSQSAKEWRACGALIACALAFSLMTVCVKHLGGRLPVAEVVLVRSLISIAITLAMLRRLKVSPWGEQRGLLLIRGGLGTAALLCFFEALARLPLAAATLLQYTYPTLTALAAWLLLGEPIRRRIGIAVLLGLLGVTLVVQPEWVGGTMGSLPAMAALIGLGGALLTALAYVSVRQLSVQEHPLVIVFYFPLVSVPATLPLLWGQATLWPNPTEWVWLIGVGLFTQIGQIWLTEGLSALPAARATSINYVQVVFAALWGVLFFAEPITGAVVLGALCVLGATLISLSARTARKAES from the coding sequence ATGCAGGGGCTGTTAGGTGCGATACGAGGCAGCCAGTCCGCTAAGGAGTGGCGAGCCTGCGGTGCCCTGATCGCCTGTGCATTGGCGTTCAGTTTGATGACTGTTTGCGTGAAACACCTGGGAGGACGCCTGCCAGTGGCAGAAGTCGTTCTGGTGCGCTCCTTGATCAGCATTGCCATCACCCTGGCAATGTTGCGTCGTCTCAAGGTCTCGCCCTGGGGCGAGCAACGTGGGTTGTTGTTGATCCGTGGAGGATTAGGGACTGCAGCCTTGTTGTGTTTCTTTGAGGCCCTCGCTCGGCTTCCACTCGCGGCAGCAACCCTGCTGCAATACACCTACCCAACGCTGACAGCACTGGCGGCATGGCTACTTTTAGGCGAACCCATCCGACGCCGAATCGGCATCGCTGTGCTGTTAGGCCTACTGGGGGTGACGTTGGTGGTTCAGCCCGAATGGGTGGGCGGCACGATGGGAAGCCTGCCTGCCATGGCAGCTTTGATCGGCCTAGGCGGTGCGTTGCTGACGGCACTGGCCTACGTGAGTGTGCGTCAACTTTCGGTTCAAGAGCACCCACTCGTGATCGTCTTTTATTTCCCCTTGGTATCGGTTCCAGCAACCCTGCCGTTGCTCTGGGGGCAGGCCACGCTGTGGCCCAATCCAACCGAGTGGGTCTGGCTGATCGGAGTTGGGTTGTTCACGCAGATCGGACAGATCTGGTTAACCGAAGGCCTATCCGCCCTGCCCGCAGCGCGTGCCACCTCGATCAATTACGTCCAAGTGGTGTTTGCGGCACTTTGGGGCGTGCTGTTTTTTGCCGAACCGATTACCGGTGCTGTGGTGCTTGGAGCCTTATGCGTATTAGGGGCCACGCTGATCAGCCTGAGTGCCAGGACTGCTCGCAAGGCTGAAAGCTGA